The following proteins are co-located in the Carassius carassius chromosome 39, fCarCar2.1, whole genome shotgun sequence genome:
- the mylpfb gene encoding myosin regulatory light chain 2, skeletal muscle, protein MAPKKAKRRQQAEGGSSNVFSMFEQSQIQEYKEAFTIIDQNRDGIISKDDLRDVLASMGQLNVKNEELEAMVKEASGPINFTVFLTMFGEKLKGADPEDVIVSAFKVLDPEATGTIKKEFLEELLTTQCDRFTAEEMKNLWAAFPPDVAGNVDYKNICYVITHGEEKEEE, encoded by the exons ATG GCACCCAAGAAGGCCAAGAGGAGGCAGCAGGCAGAGGGCGGCAGCTCTAATGTCTTTTCCATGTTTGAGCAGAGCCAGATTCAGGAATACAAGGAG GCTTTCACAATCATCGACCAGAACAGGGATGGTATTATCAGCAAGGATGATCTGAGAGATGTGCTGGCCTCTATGGGCCAGCTAAATGTGAAAAATGAGGAGCTGGAAGCCATGGTCAAAGAGGCTAGTGGCCCCATCAACTTCACTGTCTTCCTTACCATGTTTGGTGAGAAACTGAAGG GTGCCGATCCTGAGGATGTTATCGTGAGTGCTTTCAAAGTCCTGGACCCTGAGGCTACAGGCACTATCAAGAAGGAATT ccttGAGGAACTCCTGACCACCCAGTGTGACAGGTTTACTGCTGAGGAG ATGAAAAATCTTTGGGCTGCCTTTCCTCCAGATGTGGCTGGCAACGTAGACTACAAAAACATCTGCTACGTCATCACACACGGagaggagaaagaggaagaatAA